Proteins found in one Flavobacterium channae genomic segment:
- the purL gene encoding phosphoribosylformylglycinamidine synthase gives MIHFFGNQSNTVFAVQTQNEISSEDINKLNWLFGNAHKIEKSVLSDFFVGPRAAMVTPWSTNAVEITQNMGISGIIRIEEFQKVDADFSDFDPMLSQKYSELHQEIYTINIQPEPILEIEDIDAYNQQEGLALSAEEVEYLHNLSNKIGRKLTDSEIFAFSQANSEHCRHKIFNGTFVIDGEEKPTSLFKLIKKTSETHLNEIVSAYKDNVAFVKGPKATQFAPKSADKPDFYQEKEFDSVLSLKAETHNFPTTVEPFNGAATGSGGEIRDRLAGGQGSLPLAGTAVYMTSYSRLEETRPWEKGMEERKWLYQTPMDILIKASNGASDFGNKFGQPLITGSVLTFEHEEEARKLGFDKVIMLAGGVGYGKLDQAIKHEPKEGDKIVILGGENYRIGMGGAAVSSADTGAFGSGIELNAIQRSNPEMQKRAANAIRGLVESDNNPIVSIHDHGAGGHLNCLSELVEATGGLIDLDKLPVGDPTLSAKEIIGNESQERMGLVIGEKDIDTLQRIAERERSPMYTVGDVTNDHRFTFESKTTGAKPMDYALEDFFGSSPKTIMNDKNVARNYANPDYSISEIPNYLNQVLQLEAVACKDWLTNKVDRCVGGRVAKQQCAGPLQLPLNNVGVMALDFKGKEGIATTIGHSPVSAIVDPVAGSKNSIGEALSNLVWAPLKDGLQSVSLSANWMWPCKNEGEDARLYDAVQGCSEFAIELGINIPTGKDSLSMKQKYPNDEVIAPGTVIISAIGNCSNITKVVEPVLKRNGGNIYYLNLSQDSFKLGGSSFYQILNKVGSEVPTVKNADYFKKAFNTLQDLIKERKIKAGHDIGSGGLITTLLEMSFSEVGVGASYDLSALGESDSAKALFNENIAVVFQADAEVEGSFKANGIEIFNIGSVVEGDFVSIKNGNDNFNFSVTETRDTWYKTSYLLDTKQSRNGMAEARYANYKNQPLEFTFPANFDGKKPEIPVGTRPKAAIIREKGSNSEREMANAMYLAGFDVKDVHMTDLISGRETLEDIQFIGAVGGFSNSDVLGSAKGWAGAFLYNEKANTALKNFFKREDTLSVGICNGCQLLMELELINPEHEVHGKMHHNTSNKHESGFTSVKIQKNNSVMLSSLEGLTLGVWISHGEGKFKLPYGEDKYNIVAKYAYEGYPANPNGSDFNTAMMCDTTGRHLVMMPHIERSTFPWNWANYPERGQKDEVSPWLEAFVNARKWIENQK, from the coding sequence ATGATTCATTTCTTCGGAAACCAATCCAACACTGTTTTTGCTGTTCAAACGCAAAACGAGATTTCATCAGAAGACATCAACAAATTAAATTGGCTTTTTGGCAACGCACATAAAATAGAAAAATCCGTATTGTCGGATTTTTTTGTTGGACCTCGTGCCGCTATGGTTACGCCATGGAGTACCAATGCTGTTGAAATTACTCAAAATATGGGGATTTCTGGAATTATTCGTATTGAAGAATTCCAAAAAGTGGATGCTGATTTTTCAGATTTCGATCCGATGTTATCTCAAAAATATTCGGAATTACATCAAGAAATTTATACAATCAATATTCAACCTGAACCAATTTTAGAAATTGAAGATATTGATGCTTATAACCAACAAGAAGGTTTGGCACTTAGTGCTGAAGAAGTTGAATACTTACATAACTTATCAAACAAAATTGGAAGAAAATTAACGGATTCTGAAATCTTTGCTTTTTCACAAGCGAATTCAGAACACTGCCGTCATAAAATTTTTAACGGAACGTTTGTTATTGATGGTGAAGAAAAACCAACTTCATTATTCAAATTAATTAAGAAAACATCTGAAACACATCTAAACGAAATTGTTTCAGCTTATAAAGATAACGTAGCTTTTGTAAAAGGTCCTAAAGCAACTCAATTTGCTCCTAAAAGCGCTGACAAACCAGATTTCTACCAAGAAAAAGAATTTGACTCAGTTTTATCATTAAAAGCAGAAACACACAACTTCCCTACTACTGTTGAGCCTTTCAATGGTGCTGCAACAGGTTCTGGTGGAGAAATTCGTGACCGTTTAGCAGGTGGACAAGGTTCATTACCTTTAGCTGGAACTGCTGTTTACATGACGTCTTATTCTCGTTTAGAAGAAACGCGCCCATGGGAAAAAGGAATGGAAGAAAGAAAATGGTTGTATCAAACACCAATGGACATCTTAATTAAAGCATCAAATGGAGCTTCTGATTTTGGAAATAAATTTGGGCAACCATTAATTACAGGTTCTGTTTTAACTTTCGAACATGAAGAAGAAGCACGTAAATTAGGTTTCGATAAAGTAATCATGTTAGCTGGTGGTGTTGGATATGGAAAATTAGATCAAGCGATAAAACACGAACCTAAAGAAGGCGATAAAATCGTTATTTTAGGTGGTGAAAATTATAGAATTGGTATGGGTGGAGCTGCAGTTTCATCTGCAGATACTGGAGCTTTTGGTTCTGGAATTGAATTAAATGCAATTCAACGTTCGAATCCTGAAATGCAAAAACGTGCTGCAAATGCCATTCGTGGTTTAGTAGAAAGTGATAATAATCCTATTGTTTCCATTCACGATCACGGTGCTGGTGGACACTTAAACTGTTTGTCTGAATTAGTAGAAGCTACTGGAGGTTTAATCGATTTAGACAAATTACCAGTTGGTGACCCAACGCTTTCGGCTAAAGAAATTATTGGTAACGAATCTCAAGAAAGAATGGGATTGGTTATCGGTGAAAAAGATATTGACACTTTACAAAGAATTGCTGAAAGAGAGCGTTCTCCAATGTATACTGTTGGTGATGTTACTAACGATCATAGATTTACATTTGAATCGAAAACCACAGGTGCAAAACCTATGGATTATGCTTTAGAAGATTTCTTCGGAAGTTCTCCTAAAACCATTATGAACGACAAAAATGTAGCTCGTAATTATGCAAATCCTGATTATTCGATTTCAGAAATTCCAAATTACTTAAACCAAGTTTTACAGTTAGAAGCGGTTGCTTGTAAAGATTGGTTAACGAATAAAGTAGACCGTTGTGTTGGTGGTCGCGTTGCAAAACAACAATGCGCTGGACCATTACAATTGCCTTTAAATAACGTAGGTGTAATGGCATTAGACTTCAAAGGAAAAGAAGGAATTGCTACAACTATCGGACACTCTCCTGTTTCAGCTATTGTTGATCCAGTTGCAGGTTCTAAAAATTCAATTGGTGAAGCTTTATCTAACTTAGTTTGGGCGCCATTAAAAGATGGTTTACAATCGGTTTCGTTATCAGCAAACTGGATGTGGCCTTGTAAAAACGAAGGTGAAGATGCTCGTTTATATGATGCAGTTCAAGGTTGTTCGGAATTTGCCATTGAATTAGGAATAAATATTCCAACAGGAAAAGATTCGTTATCAATGAAACAAAAATATCCAAATGATGAAGTAATTGCTCCGGGAACGGTTATTATTTCAGCTATTGGAAATTGTTCTAATATTACTAAAGTAGTTGAGCCTGTTTTAAAAAGAAATGGTGGCAACATTTACTACTTAAACTTATCACAAGATTCTTTCAAATTAGGTGGAAGTTCATTCTATCAAATTTTAAATAAAGTTGGTTCGGAAGTTCCAACCGTTAAAAATGCTGATTATTTCAAAAAAGCATTCAATACGTTACAAGATTTAATCAAAGAAAGAAAAATTAAAGCAGGACATGATATTGGAAGTGGTGGTTTAATCACAACTTTATTAGAAATGTCGTTTTCTGAAGTTGGTGTTGGCGCTAGTTACGATTTATCTGCTTTAGGAGAATCGGATTCTGCGAAAGCATTATTTAATGAAAATATTGCAGTTGTTTTCCAAGCAGATGCTGAAGTTGAAGGCTCTTTCAAAGCAAACGGAATTGAAATTTTCAATATTGGTTCGGTTGTAGAAGGTGATTTCGTTTCAATCAAAAATGGAAATGATAACTTTAATTTCTCAGTTACTGAAACAAGAGATACTTGGTACAAAACATCGTATTTATTAGATACAAAACAATCTCGAAATGGTATGGCAGAAGCGCGTTATGCGAACTATAAAAACCAACCATTAGAATTTACGTTCCCTGCTAACTTTGATGGCAAAAAACCCGAAATTCCTGTAGGAACTAGACCAAAAGCAGCTATCATTCGTGAAAAAGGAAGTAATTCGGAACGCGAAATGGCAAATGCAATGTATTTGGCTGGATTTGATGTAAAAGACGTTCACATGACGGATTTAATTTCAGGTCGTGAAACATTGGAAGACATTCAGTTTATTGGAGCTGTTGGTGGTTTCTCTAACTCTGACGTTTTAGGTTCTGCTAAAGGTTGGGCTGGTGCTTTCTTATACAACGAAAAAGCAAATACAGCTTTGAAAAATTTCTTCAAAAGAGAAGATACACTTTCTGTTGGAATTTGTAATGGATGTCAATTATTAATGGAATTAGAATTGATTAATCCAGAACACGAAGTTCATGGAAAAATGCATCACAATACTTCAAACAAACACGAGAGTGGCTTTACTTCAGTAAAAATTCAAAAGAATAATTCTGTAATGCTATCTTCTTTAGAAGGATTAACGTTAGGCGTTTGGATTTCACACGGAGAAGGTAAATTTAAATTACCTTATGGTGAAGATAAATACAACATTGTAGCAAAATATGCTTACGAAGGTTATCCTGCAAATCCTAATGGTTCAGATTTCAATACAGCTATGATGTGTGATACAACAGGAAGACATTTAGTAATGATGCCGCATATTGAACGTTCAACTTTCCCTTGGAACTGGGCAAACTATCCTGAACGCGGACAAAAAGATGAAGTTTCTCCATGGCTAGAAGCATTTGTTAATGCTCGAAAATGGATTGAAAATCAAAAATAA